The following coding sequences lie in one Rhodothermales bacterium genomic window:
- the tadA gene encoding tRNA adenosine(34) deaminase TadA yields the protein MSLSLLLEPDRRWMKMALAEAQHAFEADEVPVGAVIVRNGQIIGRGRNMVEQLKDPTAHAEMIALTAACETIGQKYLAGCTLYVTLEPCPMCAGAIVWAKVPRVVFGAFDEKAGSASTLYNILQDPRLNHQVDVVSGVERDAAAALLREFFFKKRAIR from the coding sequence CCGCTGGATGAAGATGGCCCTGGCCGAAGCGCAACACGCGTTCGAGGCCGACGAGGTGCCCGTCGGCGCCGTCATCGTGCGGAACGGACAGATCATCGGCCGCGGGCGCAACATGGTCGAGCAACTCAAGGACCCCACCGCGCATGCCGAAATGATCGCGCTGACGGCCGCGTGTGAAACGATCGGCCAGAAATACCTCGCCGGCTGCACGCTCTACGTGACCCTCGAGCCCTGCCCGATGTGCGCCGGCGCGATCGTCTGGGCCAAAGTGCCCCGCGTGGTATTCGGCGCCTTCGACGAAAAAGCCGGCAGCGCCTCCACCCTCTACAACATCCTCCAGGATCCCCGGCTCAACCACCAGGTCGACGTCGTCTCCGGCGTCGAACGCGACGCGGCCGCCGCCCTGCTGCGCGAGTTCTTTTTTAAGAAACGGGCCATCCGCTGA
- a CDS encoding YpdA family putative bacillithiol disulfide reductase codes for MYDVIIIGAGPVGLACGISARREGLSSLLIEKGALVNSLLDYPTNMEFFSTPELLEIGDHPFTTRGIKPTREEGIDYYRRIADVENLSIKLYERVTGLEGRAGHFTVATDKGRYACRNVVIVTGFYDIPNALNVPGETLPKVTHYFREPYPYSQQHVAVIGAKNSAAKAALQCHRAGARVTLVVRDSQVSDKIKYWIKPDLENRIKEGAIAAYFNSRVESIAEKTITLQTPEGITTLENDWVLAMTGYRPDYRFLESLGVTIAGDEHRTPIHDPNTFETERKGLFMAGTVCGGLRTSRWFIENGRHHAQLIMQYIARGVVGDASAIPDPVAENVQ; via the coding sequence ATGTACGACGTCATCATCATCGGAGCCGGCCCTGTCGGACTCGCCTGCGGCATCAGCGCCCGGCGCGAGGGGCTTTCCAGCCTGCTCATCGAAAAAGGCGCGCTCGTCAACTCGTTGCTGGATTATCCCACCAACATGGAGTTTTTCTCCACCCCCGAACTGCTCGAAATCGGCGACCACCCGTTCACCACGCGCGGGATCAAACCGACCCGCGAGGAAGGCATCGACTACTATCGCCGCATCGCGGACGTCGAAAACCTGTCCATCAAACTCTACGAGCGGGTGACCGGGCTGGAGGGCCGCGCCGGGCATTTTACCGTCGCGACCGACAAAGGGCGCTACGCCTGCCGCAACGTGGTCATCGTCACCGGGTTCTACGACATCCCGAACGCCCTGAACGTCCCGGGCGAGACGCTGCCCAAAGTCACGCACTATTTCCGGGAGCCGTATCCGTATTCGCAGCAGCATGTCGCCGTGATCGGCGCCAAAAACTCGGCGGCCAAGGCGGCGCTGCAGTGCCATCGCGCCGGCGCGCGGGTGACCCTCGTCGTGCGCGACAGCCAGGTGTCGGACAAGATCAAATACTGGATCAAGCCGGACCTCGAGAACCGGATCAAGGAGGGGGCCATCGCCGCGTACTTCAACAGCCGCGTCGAATCCATCGCCGAAAAAACGATCACGCTCCAGACGCCGGAAGGGATCACGACGCTCGAAAACGACTGGGTCCTCGCGATGACGGGCTACCGGCCCGACTACCGTTTCCTCGAATCCCTCGGCGTCACGATCGCTGGCGACGAACACCGGACGCCCATCCACGACCCCAACACGTTCGAAACGGAGCGAAAAGGCCTGTTCATGGCGGGCACCGTCTGTGGCGGGCTGCGCACGAGCCGCTGGTTCATCGAAAACGGCCGGCACCATGCGCAGCTCATCATGCAATACATCGCGCGCGGCGTCGTCGGGGATGCCTCGGCCATTCCGGATCCGGTGGCCGAAAACGTCCAGTAG